One Lysinibacillus sp. OF-1 DNA segment encodes these proteins:
- a CDS encoding iron-containing alcohol dehydrogenase has product MIQTKTIFTVHSPGTIVYGRDSFKEVGDYAKALGSKALIVSDPIMDRLGFVKQCHTLLKIQGIEAVSYLGVTTEPDDTYVAEGLQLLQKHHCDVIISVGGGSCIDTAKAIAVVATNGGYIGDYMKMAKVAAHAPIPHIAIPTTAGTGSEATDATVITNTKTAVKMMIKQPAFMPTVAIVDPVLTITSPPAITAATGIDALSHAIESYLSRLAHPYSNVLALSAMELIVNNILKVYEQGDDVDAREAMSLGSMQAGLSFSNASVALVHGMSRPIGALFHVPHGISNAMLLPAVLDYSKEACIDRLADLGQFFNKTKESYSQEELAQLAITSIKVMCRHMKIGNLKHWGIEEQAFYNAIPKMAEDALASGSPSNNPKIPTKEELMELYKIAYTYEF; this is encoded by the coding sequence ATGATTCAAACGAAAACAATCTTTACCGTTCATTCACCAGGAACCATTGTATATGGGCGTGATTCTTTTAAGGAAGTAGGGGACTATGCCAAAGCATTAGGCTCTAAGGCATTAATCGTTAGTGATCCAATCATGGATCGCTTAGGTTTTGTTAAGCAGTGTCATACCTTGTTAAAAATCCAAGGGATAGAGGCTGTTTCATACTTAGGAGTGACAACTGAGCCGGATGATACGTATGTAGCCGAGGGACTACAGCTGCTGCAGAAACACCACTGTGATGTCATTATATCTGTTGGTGGAGGAAGCTGTATTGATACGGCAAAAGCGATTGCGGTAGTAGCTACAAATGGTGGCTACATAGGAGATTATATGAAAATGGCCAAAGTTGCAGCGCATGCACCAATACCGCATATAGCCATACCAACCACAGCGGGGACAGGCTCTGAGGCCACAGATGCAACTGTTATTACGAATACAAAAACGGCTGTAAAAATGATGATTAAACAGCCAGCTTTTATGCCAACTGTTGCAATAGTCGATCCTGTTTTAACTATAACATCACCGCCTGCGATTACAGCAGCAACGGGAATTGATGCTTTAAGTCATGCCATTGAAAGCTATTTATCACGTTTAGCGCATCCATATTCGAATGTTCTTGCATTATCTGCCATGGAATTAATCGTCAATAATATACTTAAAGTTTATGAGCAAGGAGATGATGTGGATGCGAGGGAAGCGATGTCATTAGGCTCCATGCAGGCAGGGCTGTCATTTTCAAATGCTTCTGTTGCCTTAGTTCATGGAATGTCGCGTCCAATCGGTGCACTCTTCCATGTTCCACATGGCATCTCCAATGCGATGCTTTTACCAGCTGTATTGGACTATTCAAAAGAAGCTTGTATAGATCGTCTAGCGGATTTAGGACAGTTTTTTAATAAAACAAAAGAGTCGTATTCACAAGAGGAGCTAGCACAATTAGCCATTACGTCCATTAAGGTAATGTGTAGGCATATGAAGATTGGCAATTTAAAACATTGGGGAATAGAAGAACAAGCTTTTTACAATGCTATCCCTAAAATGGCTGAGGATGCTCTTGCAAGTGGCAGTCCTAGCAATAATCCGAAGATACCAACAAAAGAAGAATTAATGGAACTATATAAAATTGCCTATACGTATGAGTTTTAA
- a CDS encoding putative bifunctional diguanylate cyclase/phosphodiesterase, with product MKKYRESVAPFADYQQLIQLNPFDAVVCLKKVDTAVFEVVEFNDKLSLLLELQDSSAKNAEHFFSEPCWLQLSELLNQDVNQQHVLTLGTDLQKKTFVIHVQHLANSMVAMILRATQSEVAPYLQFVEQHVSPVLTTDIQGRIIHQNVAATSVLSREQHSLIGLDIFSLLENRYSNEFKLLFAKTIEGSAFGMPRCLLKGQLLSKEPFYLRTHPTYYNGEVIGVHLFVKEANSFMNDHEAFYYLALMDELTGIWNRKAFKEHWLHHLNDKKQEHKQAALILVDIDRFKKFNESLGESKGDELMRMFSHRLRELCYSKCSLYRYNSDEFIFVLKDATIQKIEHTANAILDVLKQPFMIDGQEYFISVSIGISLSPADGRDLETLVRKADKALFSAKEHGRSHYRYYREDMTAVFPNEALMEAHLRRAIEFNELSLHLQPQMDLANNSINSFEALLRWNNRKFGFVSPAQFIPIAEASGLIIEIGDWIIDEVCRYQREWQSKGYRPVRIAVNISPKQFRKENFARKIKAALKKYSVPPELLEVEITESSMTNVHETYSILTELKQLGVYVSVDDFGTGYSSLSYLKRYPIDIIKIDQSFIADIAKDDKNEAIIKAIISMSHNLGLEVIAEGIEEASQVDFLKRHRCQKGQGYLYNKPLPVETIVQQYFVS from the coding sequence ATGAAAAAATATAGAGAGAGTGTAGCGCCATTTGCAGATTATCAGCAGCTCATCCAACTGAATCCATTTGATGCAGTTGTCTGTTTGAAAAAAGTGGATACGGCCGTGTTTGAGGTTGTTGAATTTAATGATAAGCTATCTTTATTGCTTGAGTTACAGGATAGCTCAGCCAAGAACGCGGAGCATTTTTTTTCAGAGCCATGCTGGCTGCAATTGTCGGAACTGCTAAATCAAGATGTCAATCAACAACATGTCCTAACATTAGGTACTGATCTTCAAAAAAAAACATTTGTGATTCATGTACAGCACTTAGCTAATTCTATGGTTGCTATGATCCTTCGTGCAACACAAAGTGAAGTAGCGCCATATTTACAATTTGTGGAGCAACATGTGAGCCCAGTGTTAACGACAGATATACAAGGTCGTATTATCCATCAGAACGTTGCTGCTACCTCTGTCTTATCTAGAGAGCAGCACAGCCTAATAGGACTAGATATTTTTTCATTATTAGAAAATAGATATAGCAATGAATTTAAATTATTATTTGCCAAAACCATTGAAGGTTCAGCTTTTGGCATGCCTAGGTGTTTATTAAAGGGCCAATTGCTAAGTAAAGAGCCTTTTTATTTAAGAACGCATCCAACTTATTATAATGGTGAGGTAATAGGGGTACATTTATTTGTCAAAGAAGCCAATTCATTTATGAATGATCATGAGGCATTTTATTACCTAGCGCTGATGGACGAATTAACAGGTATTTGGAACCGAAAGGCTTTTAAAGAACACTGGCTGCACCATTTAAATGACAAAAAGCAAGAACACAAGCAAGCTGCTCTAATTTTGGTTGATATTGATCGCTTTAAAAAATTTAATGAATCTCTTGGCGAGAGCAAGGGTGACGAGCTTATGCGTATGTTTAGTCATAGGCTTCGTGAGCTTTGTTACTCAAAATGCTCCCTTTATCGCTATAACAGTGATGAGTTTATCTTTGTGCTAAAAGATGCAACCATCCAAAAAATTGAGCATACCGCGAATGCAATCTTGGATGTTCTAAAACAGCCGTTTATGATAGATGGACAGGAATATTTTATTAGCGTGTCGATTGGCATTTCGCTTAGTCCAGCAGATGGAAGGGATTTAGAGACACTTGTACGGAAAGCTGATAAGGCTTTATTTTCTGCTAAAGAGCATGGCCGATCACATTACCGTTACTATCGTGAAGATATGACAGCTGTCTTTCCAAATGAAGCATTAATGGAGGCACATTTACGTCGTGCCATTGAATTTAATGAGCTGAGTCTCCATCTACAGCCACAAATGGATTTAGCAAACAATAGCATCAATAGCTTTGAAGCATTACTGCGGTGGAATAATCGTAAATTTGGTTTTGTGTCACCTGCACAGTTTATTCCGATTGCTGAGGCTTCAGGCTTAATAATCGAAATAGGTGATTGGATTATTGATGAGGTTTGTCGTTACCAAAGAGAATGGCAATCGAAAGGCTATCGTCCTGTACGGATAGCCGTTAATATTTCACCTAAGCAGTTTAGAAAAGAAAATTTCGCTCGAAAAATTAAAGCGGCTTTGAAGAAATATAGTGTACCACCCGAATTATTAGAGGTGGAAATAACCGAAAGTTCTATGACAAACGTTCATGAAACTTACTCGATTTTGACCGAGTTGAAGCAACTAGGTGTGTATGTGTCAGTGGATGATTTTGGGACAGGCTATTCCTCATTGAGCTATCTCAAGCGCTATCCAATTGATATCATTAAAATCGATCAGTCATTTATTGCAGATATTGCAAAAGATGACAAAAACGAAGCCATTATTAAGGCAATTATTTCGATGTCTCATAATTTAGGATTAGAGGTCATTGCTGAAGGAATTGAAGAGGCTTCACAAGTTGATTTTCTTAAACGTCATCGCTGTCAAAAAGGACAGGGCTATTTATATAATAAACCATTACCAGTGGAAACAATTGTTCAACAATATTTTGTTAGCTAA
- a CDS encoding RNA degradosome polyphosphate kinase: MTTEVTKNELHEEDFSEKHSRLLEEIAKPQYYNNRELSWLAFNERVLEEAEDINNPLLERLKFLAIFSSNLDEFFMVRVAGLQDQVRAGFHKPENKSGLTPKEQLAKIAERTQALVRRQTEVYRHLIYDLLPQHNVHIADMKDLNRAQKAFINEMFAETIFPVLTPVAVDAYRPFPTLFGKTLNLLVLLEQDETEVESREKVAIVQVPSVLDRYIKVPSEEGKTIVVLLEDVIVAHIEKLFYGYSVKSAQAFRLTRNADLTIHEEGARDLLVEIEKELKKRKWGVGSRLEVRVGEMNEEVLQYLLDEFEIEETDVFHIDGPLDLTFMFSFVKGISVGREHLEYESFIPQPPLDLQSDENIFEKALQQDIFFHHPYESFAPIVDFIAEAAVNPNILAIKQTLYRVSGNSPIIQALKLAAENGKQVTVLVELKARFDEENNVHWAKQLEQAGCLVIYGMNNLKTHSKITLVVSRRNGKIERFVHLGTGNYNDATAKIYTDMGIITTDKEFGIDATNFFNYLSGYTEKPTFNHLVVAPFDIRDEFIRLMDEEIACHKKHGNGFIRAKMNSLTDKDLMMKLYEASIAGVKVELIIRGICCIRPGIPGISENITVTSIVGRFLEHSRIYWFHHNGENKVYLSSADMMTRNMIKRVEILFPVYASEAKTRIIDIMNAQLMDTAKARIQDSNGKYHYKEFDRSEDPLNSQEVFLKDALKPTLDEE; this comes from the coding sequence ATGACAACTGAAGTAACGAAAAACGAGCTACATGAGGAAGACTTTTCAGAAAAACATAGTCGGTTATTAGAGGAGATTGCCAAGCCTCAGTACTATAATAATCGGGAATTGAGCTGGCTTGCCTTTAATGAACGAGTATTAGAGGAAGCGGAGGATATCAATAATCCTCTGCTAGAGCGTTTGAAATTTTTAGCTATATTTAGCTCAAATTTAGATGAATTTTTTATGGTGCGTGTTGCAGGGCTACAAGATCAAGTTCGAGCTGGCTTTCATAAACCTGAAAATAAATCTGGATTAACACCAAAGGAGCAGTTGGCGAAAATTGCAGAGCGTACACAAGCATTAGTTCGTCGACAGACAGAAGTTTATCGTCATTTAATCTATGATTTGCTTCCACAGCATAATGTACATATTGCAGATATGAAAGATTTAAACAGAGCACAAAAAGCATTTATCAATGAGATGTTTGCGGAAACAATCTTCCCAGTTTTAACCCCTGTAGCAGTAGACGCGTATCGTCCTTTCCCAACATTATTTGGTAAGACATTGAATTTACTCGTACTGTTAGAGCAGGATGAGACCGAAGTTGAAAGTCGGGAAAAAGTAGCCATCGTACAAGTCCCTTCTGTTCTAGACCGTTATATAAAAGTGCCATCCGAAGAAGGGAAAACAATTGTTGTTTTATTGGAGGACGTGATTGTAGCGCATATTGAAAAGCTATTTTATGGCTATAGTGTAAAATCAGCACAAGCTTTCCGTCTAACAAGAAATGCAGATTTAACGATCCATGAAGAGGGGGCTCGCGATCTGCTAGTTGAAATTGAAAAGGAACTAAAAAAACGAAAATGGGGCGTAGGGAGCCGTTTAGAAGTTCGAGTTGGAGAAATGAATGAGGAAGTACTTCAATATTTATTAGATGAATTTGAAATTGAAGAAACAGATGTGTTCCATATTGATGGGCCTTTGGATTTAACCTTTATGTTCTCTTTTGTTAAAGGTATTTCTGTTGGTCGCGAGCATCTAGAATATGAAAGCTTTATTCCACAGCCACCTTTAGATTTACAATCAGATGAAAATATTTTTGAAAAAGCTCTACAACAAGATATATTTTTCCATCATCCATATGAATCGTTTGCTCCAATTGTTGATTTTATTGCAGAGGCAGCGGTTAACCCAAATATATTAGCAATCAAGCAAACATTATATCGAGTAAGTGGCAATTCACCAATTATACAAGCATTAAAACTTGCGGCTGAAAATGGCAAACAAGTAACAGTGCTAGTTGAACTAAAGGCTCGTTTCGATGAAGAAAACAATGTACACTGGGCAAAACAATTAGAACAAGCAGGCTGTCTTGTGATTTATGGCATGAATAATTTAAAAACGCACTCTAAAATAACACTAGTTGTTAGTCGTCGTAACGGTAAAATTGAGCGTTTTGTCCATCTTGGGACAGGAAATTATAATGATGCTACTGCAAAAATTTATACGGATATGGGCATAATAACTACAGATAAAGAGTTTGGCATTGATGCGACAAACTTCTTTAACTACTTAAGCGGCTATACAGAAAAGCCTACCTTTAATCATTTAGTCGTGGCACCATTTGATATTCGAGATGAATTTATTCGTTTAATGGATGAAGAAATTGCTTGTCATAAAAAACATGGTAATGGTTTTATTAGGGCAAAAATGAACTCACTGACAGACAAAGACTTAATGATGAAGCTTTATGAAGCATCTATTGCAGGTGTAAAAGTGGAACTCATTATACGTGGTATTTGCTGTATTAGACCAGGTATTCCTGGTATAAGTGAAAACATTACAGTGACAAGTATTGTTGGCCGTTTCCTAGAACATTCTCGTATCTATTGGTTCCATCATAATGGAGAAAATAAAGTCTATTTATCGTCAGCAGATATGATGACACGCAATATGATTAAACGTGTAGAAATATTGTTCCCTGTATATGCAAGTGAAGCAAAAACTCGTATTATTGACATAATGAATGCACAATTAATGGATACTGCGAAAGCACGTATTCAAGACTCGAATGGTAAATACCATTACAAAGAGTTTGATCGTAGCGAAGATCCGTTAAATAGCCAGGAAGTTTTCTTAAAGGATGCATTAAAGCCTACGCTAGACGAAGAATAG
- a CDS encoding NAD(P)-dependent oxidoreductase produces the protein MKEKLGFIGLGNMGLPMSINLLKANYQVYGFDTNAKAMEQFRAAGGIGVETAKEVAQQCDVVMTSLPTPQVVEMVYQSEQGIIHHAKKGCLLIDFSTVNPELNDSLYKEAKALGLRYLGAPVSGGVIGAVNATLTIMVGGDKEDYESAAKIFGIVGKNSYHLGISSSVGTRIKLLNNLMIGFYTEAVAETIVLGEKMGIHADVLYEVLSNSYGQSRIYERNYVEYMKNDNYEPGFSTNLLLKDLKLAKEMADEAGVSLRIGEKLVDLYSEIAQQGYGENDMSAAYLSLKETAKIEQF, from the coding sequence ATGAAGGAGAAATTAGGTTTTATTGGCTTAGGCAATATGGGGTTACCGATGTCTATCAATTTATTAAAGGCAAATTATCAAGTGTATGGCTTTGATACAAATGCAAAGGCCATGGAGCAATTTAGAGCAGCGGGTGGCATTGGTGTGGAAACAGCAAAGGAAGTTGCACAGCAATGTGATGTGGTGATGACCAGCTTACCGACTCCTCAGGTAGTAGAAATGGTGTATCAATCAGAACAAGGAATCATTCATCATGCTAAAAAGGGATGCTTACTCATTGATTTTAGTACAGTTAATCCCGAATTGAACGATTCATTATATAAAGAAGCAAAAGCCTTAGGGTTACGATATTTAGGAGCACCTGTAAGTGGGGGAGTAATTGGAGCAGTAAATGCTACTCTAACAATTATGGTTGGTGGCGACAAGGAAGATTATGAAAGTGCTGCAAAAATATTCGGAATAGTCGGTAAAAATAGTTACCATCTAGGAATTTCGTCAAGTGTAGGTACACGTATTAAATTATTAAATAATTTAATGATTGGATTTTATACAGAGGCCGTAGCTGAAACAATCGTACTTGGTGAAAAGATGGGCATTCATGCTGATGTGCTGTATGAAGTGTTAAGTAATAGCTATGGTCAAAGCCGTATTTATGAACGCAATTATGTGGAATATATGAAAAACGATAATTATGAGCCAGGCTTTTCGACAAACCTACTATTAAAGGATTTAAAGCTAGCGAAGGAAATGGCAGACGAAGCAGGGGTATCGCTGCGAATCGGGGAAAAATTGGTGGATTTGTATAGTGAAATTGCTCAGCAAGGCTATGGTGAAAACGATATGTCTGCTGCTTATTTAAGTTTAAAAGAAACTGCTAAAATAGAACAATTTTAA
- a CDS encoding TetR/AcrR family transcriptional regulator, giving the protein MESLTSRQKKALETREKLLKTSLDLFNKYGFEHVSVEQITKACNVSKGTFYTHFPSKYDVILEKFMELDQFYSTVEKNIDPSLSASEKILFVYQQQMNYLTKVVGKDLLRTVYTAAMTNQVEQDHYLINPQRKIFQIMNTYIEEGIRQGEFRQDVSAPNIQAIIRRCMRANVYDWLIHSEDFDLASEMAQFTTIVLDGLKSHK; this is encoded by the coding sequence ATGGAATCATTAACGAGCAGACAGAAAAAGGCATTAGAAACACGGGAAAAATTATTAAAAACCTCGTTAGATTTATTTAACAAGTATGGTTTTGAACATGTCTCTGTTGAACAAATTACAAAAGCCTGCAATGTTTCGAAAGGGACCTTTTATACACATTTCCCATCCAAATATGATGTTATATTAGAAAAATTTATGGAGCTGGATCAATTTTATAGCACTGTAGAAAAAAATATTGATCCTTCATTATCAGCAAGTGAAAAAATTTTATTTGTCTATCAACAACAAATGAACTATTTAACGAAAGTTGTAGGAAAAGATTTATTGCGCACAGTGTATACAGCTGCCATGACAAACCAAGTAGAACAAGATCACTACTTAATCAATCCACAACGTAAAATCTTTCAAATTATGAATACATATATTGAGGAAGGAATTCGACAGGGGGAATTCAGACAAGATGTATCTGCTCCTAACATACAAGCAATTATTCGGCGCTGTATGCGTGCCAATGTTTATGATTGGTTAATTCATAGTGAGGATTTCGATTTGGCCTCCGAAATGGCCCAATTCACAACTATTGTCTTGGATGGTCTTAAAAGCCATAAATAA
- a CDS encoding 3-hydroxybutyrate dehydrogenase produces MQGKTVFITGAARGIGLAIAQAFAREGANVVITDKNEQLLKEAVAQNPSLTIYTCDVTEEQAIREAIAFTIEKFSTIDILINNAGFQHVSLIEDFKTEIFEAMQKVMVVAPFVAMKYALPPMKNNQFGRIINMASINGVIGFAGKAGYNAAKHGVIGLTKVAALEVANDGITVNAICPGYVDTELVHNQFSDLAKTRGIQVEEVLEQVLYPLVPQKRLLDVSEITGLALYLASDVAKGLTGQAILLDGGYTAQ; encoded by the coding sequence ATGCAAGGAAAAACAGTTTTCATTACAGGGGCTGCTCGTGGCATTGGTCTTGCCATCGCCCAAGCATTTGCTAGGGAAGGAGCAAATGTAGTAATTACGGATAAAAATGAACAGCTTTTAAAGGAAGCGGTTGCTCAAAACCCTTCTTTAACGATATATACATGTGATGTGACAGAAGAACAAGCTATACGAGAGGCTATTGCATTTACGATTGAAAAATTTTCAACAATAGACATTTTAATTAATAATGCAGGATTTCAACATGTCTCATTGATTGAAGACTTTAAAACGGAGATTTTTGAGGCTATGCAAAAGGTCATGGTCGTTGCACCATTTGTGGCGATGAAATATGCATTACCACCTATGAAGAACAATCAATTTGGTCGCATTATCAATATGGCCTCCATCAATGGGGTTATCGGGTTTGCCGGTAAGGCTGGTTACAACGCAGCAAAGCACGGTGTTATTGGGTTAACAAAAGTGGCAGCCCTGGAGGTAGCAAATGATGGGATTACAGTTAATGCCATTTGTCCAGGTTATGTGGATACAGAATTAGTGCACAATCAATTTAGCGATTTAGCGAAGACTCGAGGTATTCAAGTAGAGGAAGTACTAGAACAGGTGCTTTATCCACTTGTACCGCAAAAACGGCTGTTGGATGTCTCTGAAATTACAGGGCTAGCTTTATATTTAGCAAGCGATGTAGCAAAGGGGTTAACTGGTCAGGCGATTCTTTTAGATGGTGGTTATACGGCTCAATAG
- a CDS encoding CoA-acylating methylmalonate-semialdehyde dehydrogenase produces the protein MTTAQEIQTLTHFIGGHLVEGKSGRYGSVFNPTTGDVIAKVPLATIAETREAIEQAQAAFPKWRDTSVAKRAEIVLRFRNLITENMEELLQIICTESGKTLEDAKGEITRGLESVDLAIGAPHLMKGEYSVNVGGQINAYSAKYPLGVVAAISPFNFPIMVPLAQTSMAIAVGNAVVLKASERVPMTALFVSELWKKAGLPDGIWTVINGDKDAVNELLENPTVQAISFVGSTPVAKYIYETGSKYGKRVTALGGGKNNMVVMPDADLEQVANAFIGAAYGAASQRCMAISTIMPVGKETADRLVAILKKKITNLKVGPYTDPDADFGPVISQQSKEAILAAIERGETEGASVICDGRELDIVKESKGFYVGPTLLDHVKPGMEIYEQEVFGPARNVVRVDSLEEAITLINKHELGNGVTIFTNDGLAARQFTTEIDVGMVGVNVPIPIPVGYHNFAGFKGSRFGEGHMFGPDQARFFTKTKTISERWMAGNASTASTFAFPSNND, from the coding sequence ATGACAACAGCACAAGAAATTCAAACATTAACACATTTTATTGGCGGACATTTAGTGGAAGGAAAAAGCGGCCGTTATGGTTCAGTATTCAATCCTACAACAGGTGATGTCATTGCAAAAGTACCACTTGCCACAATAGCAGAAACACGGGAGGCAATTGAGCAAGCACAAGCGGCATTTCCTAAATGGCGTGACACATCTGTGGCAAAGCGAGCAGAAATTGTCTTAAGGTTTCGAAACCTTATTACAGAAAATATGGAGGAGCTACTGCAAATTATTTGTACAGAAAGCGGAAAGACGCTTGAAGATGCTAAAGGAGAAATCACCCGAGGACTTGAATCTGTTGACTTAGCTATCGGTGCCCCACACTTAATGAAAGGGGAATACTCTGTTAATGTTGGCGGGCAAATTAATGCCTATTCTGCAAAATATCCATTAGGAGTAGTGGCGGCCATCTCGCCATTTAACTTCCCAATTATGGTGCCTTTAGCACAAACAAGTATGGCTATTGCTGTAGGGAATGCTGTTGTGTTAAAAGCATCAGAACGTGTGCCAATGACTGCATTGTTTGTTAGTGAGCTGTGGAAAAAAGCTGGGTTGCCCGATGGTATTTGGACAGTGATAAATGGTGATAAGGATGCCGTTAATGAACTTTTGGAAAACCCAACTGTGCAAGCCATTTCATTTGTTGGCTCAACACCGGTGGCGAAGTATATTTATGAAACAGGCTCAAAGTATGGAAAACGTGTCACTGCCCTTGGTGGTGGTAAAAACAATATGGTTGTGATGCCAGATGCAGACCTTGAACAGGTAGCAAATGCCTTTATTGGGGCAGCATATGGTGCAGCCTCTCAGCGTTGTATGGCAATATCTACGATTATGCCTGTAGGGAAAGAGACAGCAGACCGTCTAGTGGCGATTCTTAAAAAGAAAATCACTAATCTGAAGGTAGGTCCATATACAGACCCTGATGCAGATTTTGGCCCTGTCATTTCTCAACAATCAAAAGAGGCGATTCTTGCTGCAATTGAGCGGGGAGAAACTGAGGGAGCATCGGTGATTTGTGATGGCCGTGAACTTGATATTGTCAAAGAATCTAAAGGCTTCTATGTAGGACCTACATTATTAGATCATGTAAAGCCAGGGATGGAAATTTATGAGCAAGAGGTATTTGGACCTGCTCGTAATGTTGTACGTGTAGATTCACTGGAGGAGGCTATTACACTTATTAATAAACATGAGCTAGGCAATGGTGTCACAATCTTTACGAATGACGGGTTAGCAGCTCGTCAATTTACGACTGAAATAGATGTTGGCATGGTAGGTGTCAATGTACCAATTCCAATTCCAGTTGGCTACCATAATTTTGCTGGTTTTAAAGGCTCTCGTTTTGGTGAAGGGCATATGTTTGGTCCAGATCAGGCACGATTCTTTACAAAAACTAAGACAATTTCAGAGCGTTGGATGGCAGGTAATGCCTCTACAGCATCTACATTTGCATTCCCAAGTAATAACGACTAA
- the fadH gene encoding 2,4-dienoyl-CoA reductase, translating into MLQGKTIIITGGSSGMGLYMAKQFVTEGANVVITGRDEERLAEAKKFIAEAGPSIETFQMDVRVPEHAEAMLAFAIDKFGQVDGLVNNAAGNFIVRAEDLSPNGWKAVVDIVLNGTFFCSSVIGNYWIKNNIKGSILNMVATYAWNAGAGVVHSAAAKAGVLSLTRTLAVEWGKQYGIRVNAIAPGPIERTGGADKLWESEAAAARTLDSVPLGRIGTPEEIADLATFMMSNKASYMNGECVTLDGGQWLNQYPF; encoded by the coding sequence ATGTTACAGGGGAAAACGATTATTATTACGGGTGGATCAAGTGGTATGGGGCTTTATATGGCAAAGCAATTCGTCACTGAAGGTGCTAATGTTGTCATAACAGGGCGTGACGAAGAACGATTAGCAGAGGCTAAAAAATTTATTGCTGAGGCGGGTCCCTCTATTGAGACGTTTCAAATGGATGTGCGTGTACCTGAGCATGCAGAGGCCATGCTCGCATTTGCTATTGATAAATTCGGTCAGGTGGATGGGCTAGTAAATAATGCGGCAGGTAATTTTATTGTACGAGCTGAGGATCTATCTCCGAATGGGTGGAAGGCTGTTGTGGATATTGTGTTAAATGGTACATTTTTCTGTTCTTCAGTAATTGGGAATTATTGGATTAAAAATAATATAAAAGGATCTATTTTAAATATGGTGGCTACTTATGCTTGGAATGCTGGAGCTGGTGTTGTTCACTCAGCTGCAGCAAAAGCTGGTGTATTATCACTGACGAGAACGTTGGCTGTCGAGTGGGGAAAACAGTATGGTATTCGTGTTAATGCGATTGCACCTGGCCCAATTGAACGAACAGGTGGGGCAGATAAGCTTTGGGAATCCGAAGCAGCAGCAGCTCGTACGCTAGATTCAGTTCCATTAGGTCGTATAGGAACACCAGAAGAAATTGCTGATTTAGCTACGTTTATGATGTCTAACAAGGCAAGCTATATGAATGGAGAATGTGTAACACTGGATGGTGGGCAATGGCTCAATCAATATCCATTCTAA